Proteins encoded within one genomic window of Mycolicibacterium aubagnense:
- a CDS encoding SDR family oxidoreductase produces MQLARRSIPLDGAIVVVTGGARGIGAKTAELFSQHGANVWIGDVDVDIAEQTARKIPRCRSARLDVTRRESWDQFVAQVLEESGHIDVLVNNAGVMPLGAFETEAEATTDLILDVNVRGVLNGMRAVIPVMITRGSGHVVNVASMAGMIPVPGMVTYNASKFAAVGASLAARAEYAGTGVTVCAVLPSAVRTELSSGVQLGGGMPTVDPEEVAQAVLKTLRTKAARTSVPEWVAHGWALVDALVPEFVQRAARSIVDDRRALDAMDPVGRSAYLERIERQSKEHAAEPDSEVQA; encoded by the coding sequence ATGCAGCTAGCACGACGCTCAATCCCACTCGACGGCGCGATCGTCGTCGTCACCGGAGGCGCCCGGGGTATCGGCGCCAAGACTGCCGAACTCTTCTCACAGCACGGGGCCAACGTCTGGATCGGCGATGTCGACGTCGACATTGCCGAGCAGACGGCCCGCAAGATCCCCCGCTGTCGCAGCGCGCGGCTCGATGTCACCCGGCGCGAGTCGTGGGATCAGTTCGTCGCGCAGGTGCTCGAGGAGTCCGGCCACATCGACGTCCTGGTGAACAACGCCGGCGTCATGCCGCTCGGTGCTTTCGAGACCGAAGCCGAGGCCACGACCGATCTGATCCTCGACGTCAACGTTCGTGGGGTGCTGAACGGCATGCGGGCGGTGATCCCCGTCATGATCACTCGCGGCAGCGGCCACGTGGTGAACGTCGCGTCGATGGCCGGCATGATCCCCGTTCCGGGCATGGTCACCTACAACGCCAGCAAGTTCGCCGCAGTCGGCGCCTCGCTGGCGGCGCGGGCCGAATACGCCGGGACCGGCGTCACCGTATGCGCGGTGCTGCCGTCAGCGGTCCGCACCGAACTCTCCTCAGGCGTGCAGCTCGGCGGCGGCATGCCGACGGTGGACCCCGAAGAGGTGGCCCAGGCGGTGTTGAAGACGTTGCGCACCAAAGCCGCTCGTACCTCGGTACCCGAATGGGTGGCGCACGGCTGGGCATTGGTCGACGCGCTGGTCCCGGAATTCGTCCAACGTGCGGCGCGGTCGATCGTCGACGATCGGCGGGCTCTCGACGCCATGGACCCCGTCGGCCGGTCGGCCTACCTGGAGCGGATCGAGCGGCAATCGAAAGAGCATGCCGCGGAGCCGGATTCAGAGGTGCAGGCGTGA
- a CDS encoding TetR/AcrR family transcriptional regulator, with protein sequence MPRLTRVQRQEQTRAEILTAAKARFLQHGYASTSLEDIADDAGYSKGAVYSNFGSKPILCREVLEAIHREKFSEMSELAMSDADVPSRVEAVNAWLERTAGDVGWTMLELEFVVLSRNDPELGQMITDLRNEAAQMVVEVLRSLSDDLGLAEEQLVALGVMDSLEDIGNLFLSAGIGLGIQRAIDPTLPARPVTGAITRLMNLLALLAATQD encoded by the coding sequence ATGCCGCGATTGACCAGGGTGCAACGTCAGGAGCAGACGCGCGCCGAGATACTCACCGCGGCGAAGGCGCGGTTTCTCCAGCACGGATATGCGTCGACCAGCCTCGAGGACATCGCGGACGACGCCGGTTACAGCAAGGGCGCGGTGTATTCGAACTTCGGCAGCAAGCCGATCCTGTGCCGGGAGGTGCTCGAGGCCATCCACCGCGAGAAATTCTCCGAGATGTCCGAGCTGGCGATGTCGGATGCCGATGTGCCGAGCCGCGTCGAGGCGGTGAACGCCTGGCTGGAACGGACCGCCGGTGACGTCGGCTGGACGATGCTCGAACTCGAATTCGTGGTGCTGTCGCGAAACGATCCCGAGCTGGGGCAGATGATCACGGATCTGCGCAACGAAGCAGCCCAGATGGTCGTCGAGGTATTGCGTTCGCTGTCAGACGATCTGGGACTTGCCGAAGAACAATTGGTTGCGCTCGGCGTGATGGACAGCTTGGAAGACATCGGCAACCTGTTTCTCAGTGCCGGCATCGGACTGGGCATCCAACGCGCCATCGATCCGACTCTGCCGGCGCGGCCGGTCACCGGTGCCATCACCCGGTTGATGAATCTGCTTGCCCTCCTTGCGGCTACGCAAGACTGA
- a CDS encoding diacylglycerol kinase — MSTPRRVTLLTNPASGQGRGSAAAQRAVVRLQRRGVDVVELIGSDAAHARRLLDEALEHGTDAVVIAGGDGMISLALQALAQTDVPLGIIPAGTGNDHAREFGISRDDPEAAADIVAAGRTETIDLGRIEAADGTVMWFGTVMAAGFDSLVTDRANRMTWPRGRMRYNMAMLAELSQLRLLPFRVSFDGGPVDETQLTFAAFGNTRSYGGGMLICPGADRHDGLLDVTMAASASRTKLIRLFPTVFKGTHVNRDEVKTVRARTITIDCPGINAYADGEFMCPLPVTVSAAPGALRVLVP; from the coding sequence ATGAGCACACCCCGGCGAGTCACGCTCCTGACCAACCCGGCATCCGGTCAGGGACGGGGCTCCGCGGCGGCCCAACGCGCCGTGGTGCGGCTGCAGCGCCGCGGCGTCGACGTCGTCGAGCTCATCGGTTCCGACGCTGCCCACGCGCGCCGCTTGCTCGACGAAGCGCTGGAGCACGGCACCGATGCGGTGGTGATCGCCGGCGGCGACGGCATGATTTCCCTTGCGCTGCAGGCGCTTGCGCAGACCGATGTGCCGCTGGGGATCATCCCGGCCGGTACCGGCAACGACCATGCCCGCGAGTTCGGCATTTCGCGGGACGATCCGGAGGCGGCCGCCGACATCGTTGCCGCCGGACGCACCGAGACCATCGACCTCGGGCGCATCGAGGCCGCAGACGGCACCGTCATGTGGTTCGGCACGGTGATGGCCGCCGGCTTCGACTCACTGGTCACCGACCGCGCGAATCGGATGACGTGGCCGCGCGGGCGAATGCGCTACAACATGGCGATGCTCGCCGAGCTGTCACAGCTGCGCCTGCTGCCCTTCCGCGTGAGTTTCGACGGCGGGCCGGTGGACGAAACACAGCTGACGTTCGCCGCGTTCGGCAACACCCGAAGCTACGGCGGCGGCATGCTGATCTGCCCGGGCGCCGATCGGCACGACGGACTGCTGGACGTGACGATGGCCGCCTCGGCGTCCCGGACGAAGTTGATCCGGTTGTTCCCCACCGTGTTCAAAGGCACCCACGTCAACCGCGACGAGGTCAAGACGGTCCGCGCGCGCACCATCACCATCGACTGTCCCGGGATAAATGCTTATGCCGACGGCGAATTCATGTGCCCGCTGCCGGTGACGGTATCTGCGGCACCGGGGGCACTGCGGGTCCTGGTTCCGTAG
- a CDS encoding FAD-binding oxidoreductase → MKWNAWGDPAAAKPLSDGIRGLLTAALGIDATPADELEADQVTLRPSTLTDADRAALAGIVGDEFCRTDDHDRLLRAGGKSTLDLLRRKDTGEQDAPDAVLLPGTDDEVAQILRYCTEHRIAVVPFGGGTSVVGGLDPVRDGFNAVVSLDLRRLDRLVSLDKESGEAELEAGVTGPQAEELLGAEGFSLGHFPQSFEFATIGGFAATRSSGQNSAGYSRFDDMVRGLTVVTPAGVLDLGRAPASAAGPDLRQLIVGSEGTFGVITRVRVRVHPVPETTRYEAWSFPDFATGAAALRAVVQTGTGPTVIRLSDEVETGINLATTESIGEQTITGGCLAITLFEGSAAHTESRHDETRALLAAQGGTSLGEAPARAWQHGRFGAPYLRDSLLTAGALCETLETATTWSNVPALKAAVTEALTTSLQETGTPALVMCHISHVYPTGASLYFTVVAGQRGNPIEQWRAAKTAASEAMVRCGATITHHHAVGADHKPWMTAEVGELGVEVLRAVKKVLDPGGILNPGKLIP, encoded by the coding sequence ATGAAGTGGAACGCCTGGGGTGACCCCGCTGCAGCCAAGCCCCTGTCCGACGGCATCCGCGGCCTGCTGACCGCGGCCCTCGGCATCGACGCCACGCCGGCCGACGAACTCGAGGCCGATCAGGTCACGTTGCGCCCCTCCACCCTGACCGACGCCGACCGGGCCGCACTGGCCGGCATCGTCGGCGATGAGTTCTGCCGCACCGACGATCACGACCGCCTGCTGCGGGCGGGCGGCAAGTCGACACTGGATCTGTTGCGCCGCAAAGATACCGGCGAGCAGGATGCGCCGGACGCCGTCCTGTTGCCCGGCACCGACGACGAGGTCGCCCAGATTCTGCGGTACTGCACCGAGCACCGTATCGCGGTCGTCCCGTTCGGCGGCGGCACCAGCGTCGTCGGCGGCCTCGACCCGGTCCGTGACGGCTTCAATGCCGTTGTGTCGCTCGACCTGCGCCGCCTGGACCGGCTGGTCTCCCTCGACAAGGAGTCCGGCGAAGCCGAGCTCGAGGCCGGCGTCACCGGCCCGCAGGCCGAGGAACTCCTTGGTGCGGAAGGCTTTTCCCTCGGACACTTCCCGCAGAGCTTCGAATTCGCCACCATCGGCGGGTTCGCCGCAACGCGGTCGTCAGGGCAGAACTCCGCCGGCTACAGCCGGTTCGACGACATGGTGCGCGGCCTGACCGTCGTCACCCCGGCCGGCGTGCTGGACCTGGGCCGGGCCCCGGCATCGGCCGCCGGTCCCGACCTGCGCCAGCTGATCGTCGGTTCGGAGGGCACCTTCGGCGTGATCACCCGGGTCCGGGTCCGCGTGCATCCGGTACCCGAGACCACCCGCTACGAGGCCTGGTCCTTCCCCGACTTCGCCACGGGCGCAGCAGCTTTGCGTGCGGTCGTGCAGACCGGCACCGGCCCGACGGTCATCCGGCTGTCCGACGAGGTCGAGACCGGCATCAACCTGGCCACCACCGAGAGCATCGGCGAACAGACCATCACCGGTGGCTGCCTGGCGATCACGCTGTTCGAAGGCTCTGCCGCACATACCGAAAGCCGTCACGACGAAACCCGTGCGCTGCTGGCCGCCCAGGGCGGCACATCACTCGGCGAGGCCCCGGCGCGCGCATGGCAGCACGGCCGGTTCGGTGCGCCGTACCTGCGTGACTCGCTGCTGACAGCCGGCGCCTTGTGCGAGACCCTGGAAACCGCGACGACGTGGTCCAACGTGCCGGCGCTGAAGGCGGCCGTCACCGAGGCGCTGACCACGTCGCTACAGGAAACCGGCACACCGGCTTTGGTGATGTGCCACATCTCGCACGTCTACCCCACCGGCGCCTCGCTGTACTTCACCGTCGTGGCAGGCCAGCGTGGCAACCCCATAGAGCAGTGGCGGGCGGCGAAAACCGCTGCGTCCGAGGCGATGGTGCGCTGCGGTGCCACCATCACGCACCACCACGCGGTCGGCGCCGATCACAAGCCGTGGATGACGGCCGAGGTGGGCGAGCTGGGCGTCGAGGTCCTGCGCGCCGTGAAGAAGGTGCTCGATCCGGGCGGAATCCTCAACCCGGGCAAGCTGATCCCATGA
- a CDS encoding TetR/AcrR family transcriptional regulator — translation MMSISNDEARDSMDARIIDAAADCVIAFGVDRVTLAEIARRAGVSRPTVYRRWPDTQAILATLLTARITNSLNEVTVSGTDREAIVKRMVGMAERLRDDEVIMSVLSSAPALAMVYIAQRMGTSQQILLEVLAGALATAQADGSVRPGDPKQLAAMCLLIVQSAIQSAQMVAPVLDVAALDIELAHSLNGYLKP, via the coding sequence ATGATGTCAATCAGTAACGATGAAGCTCGGGATTCCATGGATGCCCGAATCATCGACGCTGCGGCCGATTGCGTGATCGCCTTCGGGGTGGATCGGGTGACGTTGGCCGAGATCGCGCGGCGGGCCGGGGTCAGCCGGCCGACGGTCTACCGGCGCTGGCCCGACACCCAGGCGATCCTTGCGACGCTGCTGACGGCACGAATCACCAACTCGCTCAACGAAGTCACCGTCAGCGGCACTGACCGCGAGGCGATTGTCAAGCGGATGGTCGGGATGGCGGAGCGGCTGCGCGACGACGAGGTCATCATGTCCGTGCTGAGCAGCGCGCCTGCTCTGGCGATGGTCTACATCGCCCAGCGAATGGGTACCAGCCAGCAGATTCTGCTGGAAGTGCTCGCCGGTGCACTGGCCACAGCGCAAGCCGATGGCAGCGTCCGCCCTGGTGACCCCAAGCAACTCGCCGCCATGTGCCTGCTGATCGTCCAGTCGGCCATCCAGTCCGCGCAGATGGTCGCGCCCGTCCTCGACGTCGCCGCGCTGGACATCGAACTCGCTCACTCGCTGAACGGATACCTGAAGCCATGA
- a CDS encoding glycerol-3-phosphate dehydrogenase/oxidase yields the protein MNSTPDTARRSAPDAARRSAPDAARRSALTAARRTTELTALADGDAVDIVVIGGGITGVGIALDAASRGLSTVLVEKHDLAFGTSRWSSKLVHGGLRYLATGNVGIARRSAIERGILMSRNAPHLVHAMPQLVPLLPEMNRASRALVRTGFIAGDGLRRLAGTSASVLPCSGRVSAARAAELVPAVRRGGLDGALLAYDGQLIDDARLVTAVARTAAQHGARILTRVAASDATGTSVRLTDQFTGESFDLTARAVINAAGVWAGELDGAIKLRPSRGTHLVFDAAAFGNPTAALTVPIPGALNRFIFAMPEQLGRVYLGLTDEDAPGPIPDVPQPTPAEVKFLLDTVNTALATTLGPDDVRGAYAGLRPLIDTGEGSTADVSRDHAVVESDNGVLSVIGGKLTEYRYMAEDVLNRAVAQRGLAAGECRTRNLPLVGAPENPVSADQVAALPESLVARYGAEASNVFAAATCDRPAEPVADGIDVTRAEFEYAVTHEGALTADDILDRRTRIGLVAADRERAAAVAAELI from the coding sequence ATGAACAGCACCCCTGATACGGCCCGCCGCAGTGCTCCTGATGCGGCCCGCCGCAGTGCTCCTGATGCGGCCCGCCGCAGTGCCCTCACCGCGGCCCGCCGGACCACGGAACTGACGGCCTTGGCCGACGGCGACGCGGTCGACATCGTCGTCATCGGCGGCGGTATCACCGGGGTGGGTATCGCCCTGGACGCCGCCAGCCGCGGGCTGTCGACCGTCCTGGTGGAGAAACACGACCTGGCCTTCGGGACGAGCCGGTGGAGTTCGAAACTCGTGCACGGCGGTCTGCGCTACCTGGCCACCGGCAACGTCGGCATCGCCCGGCGCAGCGCCATCGAACGCGGCATCCTGATGAGTCGCAACGCCCCGCATCTCGTCCACGCCATGCCGCAGCTGGTGCCGCTGCTACCCGAGATGAACCGGGCCTCAAGGGCTTTGGTGCGCACCGGTTTCATCGCGGGCGACGGCCTGCGCCGGCTGGCCGGCACCTCGGCATCGGTCCTCCCGTGTTCGGGCCGCGTCAGCGCCGCCCGGGCCGCCGAATTGGTGCCCGCCGTCCGGCGCGGCGGACTAGACGGTGCGTTGCTCGCCTACGACGGTCAGCTGATCGATGATGCCCGTCTGGTCACCGCCGTGGCGCGGACCGCGGCCCAGCACGGCGCCCGCATCCTCACCCGCGTGGCCGCGTCCGACGCCACCGGCACCTCGGTTCGGCTGACCGATCAATTCACCGGGGAGTCCTTCGACCTGACAGCTCGTGCGGTGATCAACGCCGCCGGCGTGTGGGCCGGCGAGCTCGACGGCGCGATCAAGCTGCGGCCCAGCCGGGGCACCCACCTGGTGTTCGACGCCGCGGCGTTCGGCAATCCGACTGCGGCCCTGACGGTTCCGATCCCTGGCGCGCTCAACCGGTTCATCTTCGCCATGCCCGAACAGCTCGGCCGCGTCTACCTCGGCCTCACCGACGAGGACGCACCCGGCCCTATTCCCGATGTGCCGCAACCGACTCCGGCGGAGGTCAAGTTCCTGCTGGACACCGTGAACACCGCATTGGCCACGACGCTCGGTCCCGACGACGTGCGCGGGGCCTACGCCGGGCTGCGCCCGCTGATCGATACCGGCGAAGGCAGCACCGCCGACGTGTCCCGCGATCACGCGGTGGTCGAATCGGACAACGGCGTGCTCAGCGTCATCGGCGGCAAGCTCACCGAATACCGGTACATGGCAGAGGATGTGCTGAATCGAGCGGTGGCGCAACGGGGTCTGGCGGCGGGGGAGTGCCGCACCCGAAACCTGCCGCTGGTCGGGGCTCCGGAGAACCCGGTATCGGCCGACCAGGTTGCGGCATTGCCGGAGTCGTTGGTGGCGCGCTACGGTGCGGAGGCGTCGAACGTGTTCGCCGCTGCCACGTGTGACCGTCCCGCCGAACCGGTGGCCGACGGAATCGACGTCACCCGAGCGGAATTCGAATACGCCGTGACCCACGAAGGTGCGCTCACCGCCGACGACATCCTGGATCGTCGCACGCGGATCGGATTGGTGGCAGCAGACCGCGAGCGCGCCGCGGCCGTCGCGGCGGAGCTCATTTAG
- a CDS encoding SDR family oxidoreductase, which translates to MSNLEGKSAIVAAGAKNLGGLISTTLGARGVNVAVHYNSAATEADADRTIAAIESSGAKAIKVQGDLTVPGHVDKLFDAAVGAFGGVDIAINTVGKVLRKPIVETTEAEYDSMFDINAKAAYFFLQQAGRRLNDGGSVISIVTSLLAAFTDGYSTYAGAKSPVEHFTRAAAKEFAARGISVNNVGPGPMDTPFFYGQETPERVVFHKSQAMGNRLTLIEDIVPLVVFLADEGHWVTGQTIFANGGYTTR; encoded by the coding sequence ATGAGCAATCTCGAGGGGAAGTCAGCAATCGTCGCCGCCGGAGCCAAGAACCTGGGCGGCCTGATCAGCACCACGCTCGGCGCGCGGGGCGTCAACGTCGCGGTGCACTACAACAGCGCGGCCACCGAGGCCGACGCCGACCGGACCATCGCGGCGATCGAGTCCTCCGGTGCCAAGGCCATCAAGGTTCAGGGCGACCTGACCGTACCGGGCCACGTGGACAAGCTGTTCGATGCGGCAGTCGGAGCTTTCGGCGGCGTGGACATCGCCATCAACACCGTTGGCAAGGTGCTACGCAAGCCGATCGTGGAAACCACTGAGGCCGAATATGATTCGATGTTCGACATCAACGCCAAGGCGGCGTACTTCTTCCTGCAGCAGGCTGGGCGCCGGCTCAACGACGGCGGGTCGGTGATCTCCATCGTGACCTCTCTGCTCGCCGCGTTCACCGACGGGTACAGCACCTACGCCGGGGCGAAGAGCCCCGTCGAGCACTTCACGCGGGCTGCGGCCAAGGAGTTCGCAGCACGGGGGATCAGCGTCAACAACGTCGGCCCCGGGCCCATGGACACGCCGTTCTTCTACGGTCAGGAAACCCCCGAGCGGGTGGTGTTTCACAAGTCGCAGGCCATGGGGAACCGGCTGACCCTCATCGAGGACATCGTCCCGCTGGTGGTGTTCCTCGCCGACGAGGGCCATTGGGTGACCGGCCAGACCATCTTCGCCAACGGCGGCTACACCACGCGGTAG
- a CDS encoding dihydrofolate reductase family protein: MTQLVKVQNFCVSADGFGAGAGQSFERPFGHADPAVMVGSWAGATASWPNRTDPGGSRGLDDYLVRDFANNIGAEIMGANKFSPYRGPARLDWQGWWGDNPPFHTPVFVMTHHLRPSFTLSDTTFHFVDAAPAEVLAQAREAAQGKDIRIGGGAKTVRAFLDAGLIDTMHVAVSPSVTLGEGSRLWESPDELLDRYHCDVVPSPSGVVHHLFWRR, encoded by the coding sequence GTGACCCAGCTGGTGAAAGTACAGAACTTCTGCGTGTCAGCCGACGGCTTCGGCGCCGGGGCGGGCCAGAGCTTCGAGCGGCCGTTCGGCCACGCCGATCCGGCGGTGATGGTCGGCTCGTGGGCCGGCGCCACCGCCAGCTGGCCCAACCGCACCGATCCGGGCGGCAGCCGCGGTCTCGACGACTACCTGGTGCGCGATTTCGCCAACAACATCGGCGCAGAGATCATGGGCGCCAACAAGTTCAGCCCGTATCGCGGGCCGGCCCGCCTCGACTGGCAGGGCTGGTGGGGCGACAACCCGCCCTTCCACACCCCGGTCTTCGTGATGACGCACCACCTGCGGCCGTCGTTCACCTTGTCCGACACCACATTTCATTTCGTCGACGCCGCTCCGGCCGAGGTGCTGGCGCAGGCCCGAGAAGCCGCGCAGGGCAAGGACATTCGCATCGGCGGCGGCGCCAAGACCGTCCGGGCATTCCTCGACGCCGGCCTCATCGACACCATGCACGTGGCGGTCTCGCCCAGCGTGACGCTCGGCGAGGGCTCACGACTGTGGGAGTCCCCCGACGAGCTGCTCGACCGCTACCACTGCGACGTGGTGCCCAGTCCCAGCGGCGTCGTCCACCACCTGTTCTGGCGCCGCTGA
- a CDS encoding acyl-CoA carboxylase subunit beta, which produces MTTLAPEATAAESLDPRDPLLRLQTFFDPGSVKPLHERDKSGVLAAAGTVNGVHTIAFATDGTVMGGAMGVDGCAHIVRAYDTAIDEQAPIVGIWHSGGARLAEGVRALHAVGQVFEAMIRASGYIPQISLVVGFAAGGAAYGPALTDVIVMAPEGRVFVTGPDVVRSVTGEDVDMVSLGGPDTHHKKSGVCHIVADDELDCYERGRRLVGLFCQQGHFDRTKAEAGDTDIRALMPESARRAYDVHPIVEALLDAGVPFEEFQAKWAPSIVVGLGRLAGRSVGIIANNPLRLGGCLNSESAEKAARFVRLCDAFGIPLVVLVDVPGYLPGVDQEWGGVVRRGAKLLHAFGEAEVPRVTLVTRKIYGGAYIAMNSRSLGASKVFAWPDAEVAVMGAKAAVGILHKRKLAAVEDAAEREALHEELALEHERIAGGVDSAIEIGVVDEKIDPAHTRSKITQALAEAPARRGRHKNIAL; this is translated from the coding sequence ATGACGACCCTGGCACCCGAGGCGACGGCCGCCGAATCACTTGATCCCCGCGACCCGCTGCTGCGCCTGCAGACCTTCTTCGACCCGGGCAGCGTCAAGCCGCTGCACGAGCGCGACAAATCGGGCGTGCTGGCCGCCGCCGGCACCGTCAACGGCGTGCACACCATCGCGTTCGCCACCGACGGCACCGTCATGGGTGGCGCCATGGGCGTCGACGGTTGTGCGCACATCGTCCGCGCCTACGACACCGCGATCGACGAGCAGGCCCCCATCGTGGGCATCTGGCACTCCGGTGGCGCCCGCCTGGCAGAGGGCGTGCGTGCGCTGCACGCCGTCGGCCAGGTCTTCGAGGCCATGATCCGGGCCTCGGGCTACATCCCCCAGATCTCGCTGGTCGTCGGCTTCGCCGCCGGTGGTGCCGCCTACGGCCCCGCGCTGACCGACGTCATCGTCATGGCCCCCGAGGGCCGCGTCTTCGTCACGGGCCCGGACGTCGTCCGCAGCGTCACCGGTGAGGATGTCGACATGGTCTCGCTCGGTGGCCCCGACACCCACCACAAGAAGTCCGGCGTGTGCCACATCGTCGCCGACGACGAACTCGACTGCTACGAGCGCGGCCGTCGCCTGGTCGGATTGTTCTGCCAGCAGGGTCATTTCGACCGCACCAAAGCCGAGGCCGGCGACACCGACATCCGCGCCCTCATGCCCGAGTCGGCGCGGCGGGCCTATGACGTGCACCCGATCGTCGAGGCTCTGCTCGACGCGGGCGTCCCGTTCGAAGAGTTCCAAGCCAAGTGGGCGCCGTCCATCGTGGTCGGCCTGGGCCGTCTCGCCGGTCGCTCTGTCGGCATCATCGCCAACAACCCGCTGCGTCTGGGCGGCTGCCTGAACTCCGAAAGCGCCGAGAAGGCAGCACGTTTCGTGCGCCTGTGCGACGCCTTCGGCATCCCGCTGGTCGTCCTGGTCGACGTGCCCGGCTACCTGCCCGGTGTCGACCAGGAATGGGGCGGCGTGGTGCGTCGCGGCGCCAAGCTGCTGCACGCGTTCGGTGAAGCCGAGGTCCCCCGCGTCACGCTGGTGACCCGCAAGATCTACGGCGGTGCGTACATCGCCATGAACTCGCGCTCGCTCGGCGCGTCGAAGGTGTTCGCCTGGCCGGACGCCGAGGTCGCCGTCATGGGCGCCAAGGCCGCCGTCGGCATCCTGCACAAGCGCAAGCTGGCCGCTGTCGAGGACGCTGCCGAGCGCGAGGCCCTGCATGAAGAGCTGGCCCTTGAGCACGAGCGCATCGCAGGTGGTGTCGACTCGGCCATCGAGATCGGCGTGGTCGACGAGAAGATCGACCCGGCCCACACCCGGTCGAAGATCACCCAGGCCCTCGCCGAGGCCCCGGCCCGCCGCGGTCGCCACAAGAACATCGCGCTGTAA
- the kasB gene encoding 3-oxoacyl-ACP synthase KasB, which produces MAGVTANKLSTGNGLPNVVVTGVAMTTSLATDAETTWQKLLDGESGIRLLDDPFIEQYDLPVRIGGHLHEDFESELTRVELRRLSYLQKMSTVIGRRVWENAGSPDVDPRRLMVSIGTGIGSAEELVFAYDGMRERGLRAVSPLVVQMFMPNGAAAAVGLDRKAKAGVTTLISACASGSEAIANAWRQLVLGEADVAICGGVETKIEAVPIAGFAQMRIVLSNTNDNPAGACRPFDRDRNGFVFGEGGAMLVLETEEHAKARGANILARLMGASVTSDGYHIVAPDPNGEQAGYAMTRAIQLAGLVPTDIDHVNAHATGTSVGDVAEGVAINNAMKGHRPAVYAPKSALGHSVGAVGAVESILTVLALRDGVVPPTLNLENLDPEIDLDVVSKAPRQGDYKYAINNSFGFGGHNVALAFGRY; this is translated from the coding sequence ATGGCAGGGGTAACCGCAAACAAGTTGTCCACGGGGAATGGTCTCCCCAACGTGGTCGTCACTGGTGTGGCCATGACGACCTCGCTGGCAACGGATGCTGAAACCACATGGCAGAAACTCCTCGACGGTGAAAGTGGGATCCGTCTGCTCGATGATCCGTTCATCGAGCAGTACGACCTGCCAGTCCGCATCGGCGGCCATCTACACGAGGATTTCGAAAGTGAACTGACGCGCGTAGAGCTGCGTCGCCTGTCATATCTGCAGAAAATGTCGACGGTCATCGGCCGGCGAGTCTGGGAAAACGCAGGCTCGCCGGACGTTGATCCCCGGCGACTCATGGTGTCGATCGGCACTGGTATCGGCTCGGCCGAGGAGCTCGTCTTCGCCTACGACGGCATGCGCGAACGCGGTCTGCGCGCCGTCTCTCCGCTGGTCGTGCAGATGTTCATGCCCAACGGTGCGGCGGCTGCCGTCGGGCTGGACCGCAAGGCCAAGGCCGGGGTGACCACCCTGATCTCGGCCTGTGCCTCCGGCTCAGAGGCCATCGCCAACGCCTGGCGCCAGCTGGTGCTGGGCGAGGCCGACGTCGCCATCTGCGGCGGCGTGGAAACCAAGATCGAGGCAGTACCGATCGCCGGGTTCGCCCAGATGCGCATCGTGCTGTCCAATACCAACGACAATCCGGCCGGCGCGTGCCGCCCGTTCGACCGCGACCGCAACGGCTTCGTGTTCGGCGAGGGCGGCGCCATGCTGGTGCTGGAGACCGAGGAACACGCCAAGGCCCGCGGCGCCAACATCCTGGCCCGGCTGATGGGCGCCAGCGTGACCTCGGACGGCTACCACATCGTGGCGCCCGACCCCAACGGTGAGCAGGCCGGCTACGCGATGACCCGGGCCATACAACTGGCAGGGCTCGTTCCCACTGACATCGACCACGTCAACGCCCACGCCACCGGCACCAGTGTCGGTGATGTCGCCGAGGGCGTGGCCATCAACAACGCCATGAAGGGCCACCGGCCCGCGGTGTACGCCCCCAAGTCGGCGCTCGGCCACTCGGTAGGTGCGGTCGGCGCGGTGGAGTCCATCCTCACCGTGCTCGCACTGCGCGACGGCGTGGTTCCGCCCACACTGAACCTGGAGAACCTGGATCCGGAGATCGATCTGGATGTGGTCTCCAAGGCTCCGCGACAGGGCGACTACAAGTACGCCATCAACAACTCGTTCGGGTTCGGCGGTCACAACGTCGCACTCGCCTTCGGCCGGTACTGA
- the acpM gene encoding meromycolate extension acyl carrier protein AcpM, whose product MAANQEEIIAGLAEIIEEVTGIEPSEVTPEKSFVDDLDIDSLSMVEIAVQTEDKYGVKIPDEDLAGLRTVGDVVAYIQKLEEENPEAAAALRDKFSK is encoded by the coding sequence GTGGCTGCCAACCAGGAAGAAATCATCGCCGGCCTCGCCGAGATCATCGAAGAGGTCACCGGCATCGAGCCGTCTGAGGTCACCCCGGAGAAGTCCTTCGTCGACGACCTGGACATCGACTCGCTGTCGATGGTTGAGATCGCCGTTCAGACCGAGGACAAGTACGGCGTGAAGATCCCGGACGAGGACCTGGCCGGCCTGCGCACCGTTGGTGACGTCGTCGCCTACATCCAGAAGCTCGAGGAAGAGAACCCCGAGGCTGCTGCCGCGCTGCGCGATAAGTTCAGCAAGTGA